The Mustelus asterias unplaced genomic scaffold, sMusAst1.hap1.1 HAP1_SCAFFOLD_847, whole genome shotgun sequence genome window below encodes:
- the LOC144487529 gene encoding uncharacterized protein LOC144487529: protein MEKPWKCVDCGKGYRYPSLLEDHRRSHTGERPFICSQCGKGFTRVSNLQSHQLRHTGERPFTCSQCGEGFTRLSNLQSHQRVHTGERPFTCSQCGQGFIQSSSLLTHQRVHTGERPFTCSQCGKGFTRSSHLQRHQRVHTGERPFTCSQCGEGFTRSFSLQRHQRVHTGERPFTCSQCGKGFMNSSNLRTHERVHTGERPFICSHCGQEFTQSADLQRHQRRHTGERPFTCSQCGKGFIRSSHLQIHQRVHTGERPFICSQCGKGFTNSSDLQTHQRVHTGERPFTCSQCGKRFRVSSELLRHQQVHE from the coding sequence atggagaaaccatggaaatgtgtggattgtgggaagggatacagatacccatccctgctggaagatcatcggcgcagccacactggggagaggccgttcatctgctctcagtgtgggaagggattcactcgggtatccaacctgcaatcacaccagctacgtcacacaggggagaggccattcacctgctcgcagtgtggggagggattcactcggttatccaacctgcagtcacaccagcgagttcacactggggagaggccattcacctgctctcaatgtgggcagggattcattcagtcatccagcctgctgacacaccagcgagttcacactggagagagaccattcacctgctctcagtgtgggaagggattcactcgatcatcccacctgcagagacaccagcgagttcacactggggagaggccgttcacctgctctcagtgtggagagggattcactcggtcattcagcctgcagagacaccaacgagttcacactggggagaggccattcacctgttctcagtgtgggaagggattcatgaactcatccaacctgcggacgcacgaacgagttcacactggggaaagaccgttcatctgctctcactgtgggcaagaattcactcagtcagccgacctgcagagacaccagcgccgtcacacaggggagaggccgttcacctgctctcagtgtgggaagggattcattcggtcatcccacctgcagatacaccagcgagttcatactggggagagaccattcatctgctctcagtgtgggaagggatttacgaactcatctgacctgcagacacaccagcgagttcacacaggggagaggccattcacctgctctcagtgtggaaagcgtTTCAGAGTTTCATcggagctgctgagacaccagcaagttcacgagtga